Proteins from one Mesorhizobium sp. M9A.F.Ca.ET.002.03.1.2 genomic window:
- a CDS encoding acyl--CoA ligase, with the protein MSEASIVEQLAAGADDAPAISAPDRITLTHGGLRRLISETAARLNALGLGRGDRVAIVLPNGPEMATAFVAVAAAASTAPLNPAYRADELDFYLSDIGAKAILVAEGETGPAVAVAERLGIAVLRLVAQGGAPAGGFGIEAKPVGPSVLSGLAEDGDIALLLHTSGTTSRPKLVPLSHANLAASAAHIGATLDLTAGDRCLNIMPLFHIHGLIAAVLSSLAAGGSVFCTPGFNALRFFHWLSEARPSWYTAVPTMHQAILPRAARNADALAAAPLRFIRSSSASLPPQVMAELEATFGCPVIESYGMTEAAHQMASNRLPPGLRKPGSVGAAAGPEVAVMALDGQLLKPGETGEIVIRGPNVTAGYEKNPDANATAFAHGWFHTGDQGVLDDDGYLRVTGRLKEIINRGGEKISPLEVDDVLMDHPAVAQVVTFATPHDKLGEEVAAAIVLREGMAATEGDIRSFAAMRLADFKVPRIVLILDEIPKGATGKLQRIGLATKLGLS; encoded by the coding sequence TTGTCTGAAGCGTCGATCGTTGAACAGCTTGCTGCTGGAGCGGACGACGCGCCGGCGATTTCGGCACCTGACCGGATCACGCTCACCCATGGCGGACTGCGCCGCCTGATCTCCGAAACGGCTGCGCGGCTCAATGCGCTCGGCCTCGGCCGTGGCGACCGGGTGGCCATCGTGCTGCCGAACGGGCCGGAGATGGCGACGGCCTTCGTCGCGGTGGCCGCGGCGGCGTCGACCGCGCCGCTTAACCCGGCCTACCGGGCCGACGAGCTCGATTTTTATCTCAGCGATATCGGCGCAAAGGCGATCCTCGTTGCCGAAGGCGAAACTGGCCCCGCAGTGGCCGTCGCCGAGCGCCTCGGCATAGCAGTGCTGAGGCTCGTCGCGCAGGGAGGCGCGCCGGCCGGCGGCTTCGGCATCGAAGCCAAACCGGTTGGCCCGTCTGTTTTGTCCGGCTTGGCAGAGGATGGCGACATTGCATTGTTGCTGCACACGTCCGGCACCACGTCGCGGCCCAAGCTGGTGCCGCTCAGCCATGCCAATCTTGCCGCTTCGGCCGCCCATATCGGCGCGACGCTCGACCTGACGGCCGGCGATCGCTGCCTCAACATCATGCCGCTGTTCCACATCCATGGGCTGATCGCGGCGGTGCTGTCCTCGCTCGCCGCCGGCGGCAGCGTCTTCTGCACGCCGGGTTTCAACGCGCTGCGCTTCTTCCATTGGCTGAGCGAGGCGCGGCCGAGCTGGTACACGGCGGTGCCGACCATGCATCAGGCGATACTGCCGCGGGCGGCGCGCAATGCCGATGCGCTGGCGGCGGCGCCCTTGCGCTTCATCCGTTCGTCCTCGGCGTCGCTGCCGCCGCAGGTGATGGCCGAGCTCGAGGCGACCTTCGGCTGCCCGGTGATCGAATCCTACGGCATGACGGAAGCCGCGCACCAGATGGCCTCGAACCGGCTGCCGCCGGGCCTGCGCAAGCCGGGCAGCGTCGGCGCGGCTGCCGGGCCGGAGGTGGCGGTGATGGCGCTCGACGGGCAATTGCTGAAGCCGGGTGAGACCGGCGAGATCGTCATTCGCGGACCCAATGTGACCGCGGGCTATGAGAAGAATCCGGACGCCAATGCCACGGCCTTCGCGCATGGCTGGTTTCATACCGGCGACCAGGGCGTACTCGACGACGATGGCTACCTGCGCGTCACCGGCCGGCTCAAGGAGATCATCAACCGCGGCGGCGAGAAGATCTCGCCGCTCGAGGTCGACGACGTGCTGATGGATCATCCGGCGGTGGCGCAGGTCGTCACCTTCGCCACGCCGCACGACAAGCTCGGCGAGGAGGTCGCTGCCGCGATCGTGCTGCGCGAGGGCATGGCCGCCACCGAAGGCGACATCCGCAGCTTTGCCGCGATGCGGCTTGCCGACTTCAAGGTGCCACGCATTGTCCTGATCCTTGACGAAATCCCGAAGGGCGCGACGGGCAAGCTGCAGCGCATCGGTCTCGCGACCAAACTCGGTCTCAGTTGA
- a CDS encoding 2-dehydropantoate 2-reductase: MRITVFGAGAIGGYFAAKLAVAGRVDLSIVARGGHLDAIRANGLRLIEDGHESVASVRAAARAEELGVQDYVVLALKAHSLAPALDQIAPLLGEGTAVVTMQNGVPWWYFHKIGGSLEGTRLQAVDPGGVIWDRLGPDRVIGSVVYPAAEVDAPGLVRHIEGKRFSLGEPSGEKSERVTRLAEEMVAAGLQAPVRDDIRSEIWIKLWGNLSFNPISALTGSTLAAIAADEATRTLARAMMLEAQAIGESLGVRFPIAVDRRIKGAADVGEHKTSMLQDLERGRPMEIDALVTAVQELGRLTGQPTPTIDSVLALVRRLAIERGCY; this comes from the coding sequence ATGCGGATCACAGTCTTTGGCGCCGGCGCGATCGGTGGCTATTTCGCGGCCAAACTTGCCGTGGCCGGCCGGGTCGATCTTTCGATCGTGGCGCGCGGCGGGCATCTCGACGCGATCAGGGCGAACGGCCTCCGCCTGATCGAGGACGGTCATGAATCCGTCGCCTCTGTCAGGGCTGCCGCGCGGGCTGAGGAGCTAGGCGTCCAGGACTATGTCGTGCTGGCGCTCAAGGCCCATTCGCTCGCACCGGCGCTCGACCAGATCGCGCCGCTGCTGGGCGAGGGGACGGCCGTCGTCACCATGCAGAATGGCGTGCCGTGGTGGTATTTCCACAAGATCGGCGGCTCGCTCGAAGGCACGCGGTTGCAAGCAGTGGATCCCGGTGGCGTGATCTGGGACCGGCTTGGGCCGGATCGCGTCATCGGCTCGGTCGTCTATCCCGCGGCCGAGGTGGATGCGCCCGGCCTGGTCCGCCATATCGAGGGAAAACGCTTCTCGCTTGGCGAGCCTTCGGGGGAGAAGAGCGAACGCGTCACGCGGCTTGCCGAGGAGATGGTTGCGGCGGGGCTGCAGGCGCCTGTTCGCGACGACATTCGCAGCGAAATCTGGATCAAGCTGTGGGGCAATCTCTCCTTCAACCCGATTTCCGCGCTGACCGGCAGCACGCTTGCGGCAATCGCTGCCGACGAGGCAACCCGTACGCTTGCCCGCGCCATGATGCTGGAGGCGCAGGCGATCGGCGAAAGCCTTGGCGTCCGTTTCCCGATAGCGGTCGACCGGCGCATCAAGGGGGCCGCCGACGTCGGCGAGCACAAGACCTCGATGCTGCAGGATCTGGAGCGCGGCCGTCCCATGGAGATCGACGCGCTGGTGACGGCGGTGCAGGAACTCGGCCGGCTGACCGGCCAGCCGACGCCCACCATCGACAGCGTGCTGGCGCTGGTGCGTCGCCTCGCCATCGAGCGCGGCTGCTATTGA
- a CDS encoding 2'-5' RNA ligase family protein, with amino-acid sequence MYRQQEFDFGIPPPPKQPKLPDRVFFALLLEVKYRSEFWTLQRQLCDINGITGSLLLKERFHVSLQHVGDYKRLRSNTEFAARRSGRRVEMPAFEVAFHHAASFPGRPAARGSPPSRPFVLLADSGPVCELSRLIGIAMKSNGLKSADHFVPHMTLAYDGKFVPRQPIDAISFVAREFILIHSLRGLTIYRDLDRWPLITAS; translated from the coding sequence ATGTATCGGCAGCAAGAGTTTGATTTCGGCATCCCACCGCCGCCGAAGCAGCCAAAGTTGCCGGATCGCGTGTTCTTTGCGTTGCTGTTGGAAGTGAAATACCGATCCGAATTTTGGACACTGCAGAGGCAACTCTGCGATATCAATGGGATAACTGGTTCGCTGTTATTAAAGGAGCGTTTTCACGTCAGCCTGCAGCATGTAGGCGACTATAAGAGGCTTCGATCGAACACCGAATTCGCGGCAAGGCGGTCCGGTCGACGGGTTGAGATGCCGGCGTTTGAAGTCGCGTTTCATCATGCCGCAAGTTTCCCAGGTCGCCCAGCGGCGAGGGGGAGCCCGCCGTCTCGTCCGTTTGTGCTTTTGGCCGACAGTGGGCCGGTCTGCGAACTCAGTCGACTGATTGGCATTGCGATGAAGTCAAACGGCCTCAAGTCGGCAGACCATTTTGTTCCGCATATGACCCTTGCCTATGATGGGAAATTCGTTCCCAGGCAGCCCATCGATGCAATCAGTTTTGTGGCAAGGGAGTTCATTCTTATTCACAGCTTGCGCGGTCTGACGATCTACCGGGATCTGGATCGTTGGCCTTTGATCACCGCGTCGTAA
- a CDS encoding nuclear transport factor 2 family protein has protein sequence MTTTEIAKDFTELLKRGDSESAAAKYNADDIVSYEAMEGPMAICRGKEAVKQKGQWWQENHDVHGGSVEGPYVNGDQFALRFTFDVTPKATGQRASMDEVGVYTVKNDKISEERFYY, from the coding sequence ATGACCACTACCGAAATCGCCAAGGATTTCACGGAGCTCCTCAAGCGGGGCGACAGCGAAAGCGCTGCCGCGAAATACAATGCCGACGACATCGTCAGCTACGAAGCGATGGAAGGGCCGATGGCCATTTGCCGCGGCAAGGAGGCCGTCAAGCAGAAGGGTCAGTGGTGGCAAGAGAACCACGACGTTCATGGCGGCTCTGTCGAGGGTCCCTATGTCAATGGCGACCAGTTCGCATTGCGCTTCACGTTTGACGTGACGCCTAAGGCGACCGGCCAGCGCGCCTCCATGGACGAGGTTGGCGTCTATACGGTCAAGAACGACAAGATCAGCGAAGAGCGCTTCTATTATTGA
- a CDS encoding SRPBCC family protein, with the protein MSPAPLFKPDPKLDLVLERVVDAPRELLWTAYTKPEHVRQWFTPKPWIITDCEIDLRPGGLFRTRMQSPDGRQVNDRRCCYLDIVPNERLVWTDALLPGYRPSGDPFITAVISFHPEGKATRYTATAIHRDEATRNNHEEMGFYDGWGTVLDQLAEYVRTI; encoded by the coding sequence ATGAGCCCGGCGCCGCTGTTCAAACCCGATCCGAAACTCGACCTCGTTCTCGAACGCGTTGTCGATGCGCCGCGAGAACTGCTCTGGACCGCCTACACCAAACCCGAGCACGTCCGCCAATGGTTCACGCCCAAGCCGTGGATCATCACCGATTGCGAGATCGATCTCAGGCCCGGCGGCCTGTTCAGGACCCGCATGCAATCGCCTGATGGCAGGCAAGTCAACGACCGGCGTTGCTGCTACCTCGACATCGTGCCGAACGAGCGGCTGGTGTGGACCGATGCACTGCTGCCTGGCTATCGCCCGTCGGGGGATCCGTTCATCACCGCGGTCATATCCTTCCACCCGGAAGGCAAGGCGACGCGCTACACCGCGACCGCTATTCACCGCGACGAAGCCACGCGCAATAACCACGAGGAGATGGGCTTCTACGACGGCTGGGGCACGGTGCTCGACCAGCTTGCGGAGTATGTGAGGACGATTTGA
- a CDS encoding metalloregulator ArsR/SmtB family transcription factor, whose translation MTSLQSASPSLPPIDGIFRALSDPTRRRVVERLNRSPASVSELAQPFDMALPSFVEHLKVLEGCGLVLSEKAGRVRTYRLAPEPLKLAENWLAEQRALWERRLDQFDAYVMTLKEKDI comes from the coding sequence ATGACTAGTCTGCAGTCCGCAAGTCCGAGCTTACCACCGATCGACGGCATCTTCCGGGCGCTTTCCGATCCGACGCGCCGCCGTGTCGTCGAGCGACTGAACAGAAGCCCTGCCTCGGTCAGCGAGCTTGCCCAACCATTCGACATGGCCCTGCCCTCCTTCGTCGAGCATCTCAAGGTGCTGGAAGGTTGCGGGCTGGTGCTCTCCGAAAAGGCCGGTCGCGTCAGAACCTACCGGCTCGCGCCCGAACCGCTGAAGCTCGCGGAAAACTGGCTGGCCGAACAACGCGCGCTGTGGGAGCGCCGCCTCGACCAGTTCGACGCCTACGTCATGACACTCAAGGAGAAAGACATATGA
- a CDS encoding ArsC family reductase, whose amino-acid sequence MTITMYGITNCDTIKKARTWLESHDVAYRFHDYRVEGLEAERLDGWSGKVGWEILLNKASTTFRELSDRDKTSLDGKKAKALMLAKPTMIKRPVLDLGDRILVGFKPDVYQQAVGGLKQV is encoded by the coding sequence TTGACCATCACGATGTACGGCATCACCAATTGCGATACGATCAAGAAGGCGCGTACCTGGCTGGAGAGCCATGATGTCGCCTATCGGTTTCACGACTACAGGGTCGAAGGCCTGGAAGCGGAGCGGCTCGACGGCTGGTCCGGCAAGGTCGGCTGGGAAATCCTGCTCAACAAGGCGAGCACGACGTTTCGCGAACTGTCGGACAGGGACAAGACGAGCCTCGACGGGAAGAAGGCCAAGGCGCTGATGCTGGCCAAACCGACGATGATCAAGCGGCCGGTCCTCGATCTTGGCGACCGCATCCTCGTCGGCTTCAAGCCTGATGTCTATCAGCAGGCGGTGGGTGGGTTGAAGCAGGTGTAG
- a CDS encoding FGGY-family carbohydrate kinase, which yields MGSSDGPLVVGLDSSTQSCKAIAWSRDGRAVAEGRAPLDLMKPRPDYVEQEVTDWWQAATAALRQLVGAVDAKRIAGIAISNQRETVALIDGAGEPIGPASLWLDERAAGLVDRFAAEIGRERLHAITGKPIDVTPVVYRLKWLRENEPKRLDHADKILDVHGYLTLRLTGMPSASWTSADPFGLFDISRKAWSQPILDHLGIKPSQLPNAVRSGTRVGTVHAAAAAATGLAEGTPVIAAGGDGQCAGLGVNAMRDGVVYLNLGTAIIAGIWSREPVVGAFWRTMTSPTGDGYFLEAVQRAGVYFVNWFVDTFVGGRSDPAIFDRLEREAAAVPIGSDGLLAGTTLVGCMDPHWDPSARASFIGMHPSHTLGHFYRAGLEAMTLQTARALEEMRSHGLSPAQMVAIGGGANSRLWTKMIADATGISIHKGHNAEASSLGAAISAAVGVGWFESFAQAADAMTSITETIEPDPRDREAWDALSARQAKVFPATQFAWRN from the coding sequence ATGGGCAGCAGCGACGGACCTCTTGTCGTCGGCCTCGACAGTTCCACGCAATCCTGCAAGGCGATTGCCTGGAGCCGGGACGGACGAGCCGTGGCGGAAGGCCGCGCGCCGCTCGATCTGATGAAGCCGAGGCCGGACTATGTCGAGCAGGAGGTCACCGACTGGTGGCAGGCCGCAACGGCGGCGCTGCGACAGCTCGTCGGCGCGGTCGATGCGAAACGCATCGCCGGTATCGCCATCTCCAACCAGCGCGAGACCGTTGCCCTCATCGACGGCGCCGGCGAGCCGATCGGACCCGCGAGCCTGTGGCTCGACGAGCGCGCCGCCGGGCTGGTCGACCGTTTCGCGGCTGAGATCGGCCGTGAGCGGCTGCACGCTATCACCGGCAAGCCGATCGACGTGACACCGGTCGTCTACCGCCTGAAATGGCTGCGCGAGAACGAGCCGAAGCGGTTGGACCATGCTGACAAAATCCTCGACGTGCATGGCTATCTGACGCTGAGACTGACAGGAATGCCGAGTGCGAGCTGGACGAGCGCCGATCCGTTCGGCCTCTTCGATATCTCGCGCAAGGCATGGTCGCAGCCGATCCTCGATCACCTTGGCATCAAGCCGTCGCAACTTCCCAATGCGGTGCGGTCCGGCACGCGGGTCGGGACCGTTCATGCCGCGGCCGCCGCGGCAACGGGCCTCGCCGAGGGGACGCCGGTGATTGCCGCCGGCGGCGATGGGCAATGCGCCGGGCTCGGCGTCAATGCCATGCGCGACGGCGTCGTCTATCTCAACCTCGGAACTGCGATCATCGCGGGAATCTGGTCGCGGGAACCGGTGGTCGGCGCCTTCTGGCGTACCATGACGTCGCCGACAGGCGATGGCTATTTCCTCGAGGCTGTGCAGCGGGCGGGCGTCTATTTCGTCAACTGGTTCGTCGACACGTTTGTCGGCGGACGCTCCGATCCGGCGATCTTCGACCGCCTGGAGCGGGAAGCGGCGGCCGTCCCGATCGGCTCGGACGGACTTCTCGCCGGCACCACCCTGGTTGGCTGCATGGACCCGCATTGGGATCCGAGCGCTCGCGCGAGCTTCATCGGCATGCATCCCTCGCACACGCTCGGCCACTTTTATCGTGCGGGGCTCGAGGCGATGACGCTGCAAACAGCCCGGGCCCTCGAAGAGATGCGCAGCCATGGCCTTTCGCCGGCGCAAATGGTGGCGATCGGCGGCGGCGCCAACAGCAGGCTTTGGACAAAGATGATCGCGGACGCAACCGGGATCTCGATCCATAAGGGTCACAATGCTGAAGCCTCCTCCCTCGGCGCAGCCATCAGCGCCGCGGTCGGAGTCGGGTGGTTCGAGAGTTTTGCTCAGGCCGCGGACGCCATGACGAGCATCACCGAGACAATCGAACCGGACCCACGCGACCGCGAAGCATGGGACGCGCTGTCGGCCAGGCAGGCCAAGGTCTTCCCCGCGACCCAGTTCGCCTGGCGGAATTGA
- a CDS encoding sugar-binding transcriptional regulator yields MNADADIDLVRPSGLSALPSEFDSAVAWAAWLYYVDQLNQSDVAKVMNVSRASVVNYLQEARESGLVAVQVDHDAFARTLTSRRLMEKYGLRGAAVIPDLDPSDADRRIGEAAGRLLASMVDPGDTIGVAWGKTVLAAARSIPRLRHNRNLTVVQLSGSSIGTSDFSPEFCTSLMANRLGARCINLLAPAIVSTDELHDELMQEPMLVNQFRMIHAAGKVIFGIGDIGPESTYARAGISDAAALAGMIEQGALGVIIGRFIDAQGAAFATPLDGRTVGITLDELKAVPVRICAAGGARKIGAIRAGLGGGYATHFVTDLATANILLE; encoded by the coding sequence ATGAATGCCGATGCCGACATCGACCTGGTCCGCCCCTCTGGGCTCTCGGCACTGCCGTCCGAATTCGACAGCGCGGTGGCGTGGGCTGCCTGGCTCTACTATGTCGACCAGCTTAACCAGAGCGATGTGGCCAAGGTCATGAACGTCTCCAGGGCGAGCGTGGTAAACTATCTGCAAGAGGCGCGCGAAAGCGGACTCGTCGCCGTGCAGGTCGACCACGACGCTTTTGCCCGCACCTTGACCTCGCGGCGTCTCATGGAAAAATACGGGCTTCGCGGCGCGGCGGTTATCCCCGACCTCGATCCCAGCGATGCCGACCGCCGCATCGGCGAAGCGGCAGGACGGTTGCTCGCGTCCATGGTCGATCCGGGCGACACGATCGGCGTTGCCTGGGGAAAGACCGTGCTCGCCGCCGCCCGCTCGATCCCACGACTGCGGCATAACAGGAACCTCACCGTCGTCCAGCTCTCGGGAAGCTCGATCGGCACCAGCGATTTCTCGCCGGAATTCTGCACCTCGCTGATGGCCAATCGGCTCGGTGCCCGCTGCATCAACCTGCTTGCCCCGGCGATCGTCTCCACCGACGAGCTGCACGACGAACTCATGCAGGAGCCGATGCTCGTCAACCAGTTCCGCATGATACATGCCGCCGGCAAGGTGATCTTCGGGATCGGCGATATCGGGCCGGAGAGCACCTATGCCCGAGCCGGGATATCGGATGCCGCCGCACTTGCCGGCATGATCGAGCAGGGAGCGCTCGGGGTCATCATCGGGCGGTTCATCGACGCTCAAGGGGCCGCTTTCGCAACGCCGCTCGATGGACGCACCGTCGGCATCACACTCGACGAACTGAAAGCGGTGCCCGTCCGCATCTGCGCGGCCGGTGGCGCCCGCAAGATCGGGGCGATCAGGGCTGGGCTCGGCGGCGGATACGCGACACATTTCGTCACCGACCTGGCCACCGCGAACATTCTCTTGGAATAG
- a CDS encoding sn-glycerol-1-phosphate dehydrogenase, with product MTNPAAGSWTTLIDDILDGNWTSPETGKKAVVPYDRIVIEESLEGRAADLVSELDLGERFTVVADAATYDALGERVARELKTLGPVDVLILDHPHADMANVESLAVKLADADAVVAVGSGTINDLCKFVTGRNERRYCVFGTAGSMNGYTSTTASITLESGLKVSLPSHAPSGFFVDLGVSAAAPTYLSAAGFGDCLCRSVAQIDWWMSHRLLGTAYHQVPFLIQEKDEAALNERAAKLAEHDIEANGYLYRVLTLCGLGISFTGVSNHGSMGEHQISHYIDCFAGERHPGTLHGTQVGVASLTMARLQQAMLANDKPPVVKATKIDPDDMVCRMGPAVAAQCLDELKKKAFDENAAAAFNERLQELWPTLRQELEQFMLPVDEMQRLLKSTGGPVSAAELGTPADFYREAVVHCREMRNRFSFLDIAADAGMLEDFARGEA from the coding sequence ATGACGAATCCGGCAGCCGGATCCTGGACGACATTGATCGACGACATTTTGGACGGGAACTGGACCAGCCCGGAGACCGGGAAAAAGGCTGTGGTGCCGTATGACCGGATTGTCATCGAGGAGAGCCTCGAAGGGCGGGCGGCCGATCTTGTTTCGGAGCTCGATCTGGGTGAGCGGTTCACGGTCGTTGCCGATGCCGCGACCTATGATGCGCTTGGCGAACGCGTTGCGCGCGAACTGAAGACGCTCGGCCCAGTCGATGTCCTGATTTTGGATCACCCACATGCCGACATGGCCAATGTCGAAAGCCTGGCCGTCAAACTCGCTGATGCGGATGCCGTGGTCGCGGTCGGTTCCGGCACGATCAACGATCTCTGCAAGTTCGTCACCGGAAGGAATGAGCGGCGCTATTGCGTGTTCGGGACGGCCGGTTCCATGAACGGCTACACATCGACGACCGCGTCCATCACACTTGAAAGCGGCCTGAAGGTGTCGCTCCCCTCCCACGCGCCATCGGGTTTTTTCGTCGATCTTGGCGTCTCCGCCGCCGCTCCGACCTATCTGTCGGCGGCTGGGTTCGGTGACTGCCTTTGCCGCTCGGTCGCCCAGATCGACTGGTGGATGTCGCACCGTCTGCTTGGCACCGCCTACCATCAGGTACCGTTTCTCATCCAGGAAAAGGATGAGGCGGCGCTCAACGAGCGTGCGGCAAAGCTTGCCGAGCACGACATCGAGGCCAATGGCTATCTCTACCGCGTGCTGACGCTATGCGGCCTCGGCATTTCCTTCACCGGCGTCTCCAATCACGGTTCGATGGGCGAGCATCAGATATCGCACTACATCGACTGCTTCGCCGGCGAGCGTCACCCCGGTACGCTCCACGGCACCCAGGTCGGCGTCGCTTCACTCACCATGGCGCGGTTGCAGCAAGCAATGCTTGCAAACGACAAGCCGCCGGTGGTGAAGGCGACGAAGATCGATCCTGACGACATGGTGTGCCGCATGGGGCCGGCTGTCGCCGCACAATGTCTCGACGAATTGAAGAAGAAGGCCTTCGACGAGAATGCCGCCGCCGCATTCAACGAGCGGCTGCAGGAGCTCTGGCCGACGCTCAGGCAGGAGCTCGAGCAATTCATGCTGCCTGTCGACGAGATGCAGCGCCTGCTGAAATCCACCGGCGGCCCGGTCTCAGCGGCCGAATTGGGCACGCCGGCCGATTTCTATCGCGAAGCCGTCGTTCATTGCCGGGAGATGCGCAATCGCTTCTCGTTCCTCGACATTGCTGCGGATGCAGGAATGCTGGAGGATTTTGCGCGCGGGGAAGCCTGA